One part of the Marispirochaeta sp. genome encodes these proteins:
- a CDS encoding UvrD-helicase domain-containing protein: MDFTSGLNDRQKEAVLSIDGPLLIIAGAGSGKTRVITHRIAHMLDQGIPQSSILALTFTNKAAREMSERVRDLTGKKLSNLTVSTFHAFGVQILRKTIHLVQGYRDNFSIYDQVDKNALIKECARELGIAPDTLDLWEIGNIFSAVKTFRQKWDRDTKIYEKLFLEYEEHLQLYNAVDFDDLIVRPLQIFDENPEVLETYRERFRYIMVDEFQDTSMAQYRIMKILSDTSRNICVVGDDDQSIYSWRGANYENIINFEQDFPELSEIKLEQNYRSTGNILAAANGLIAHNTNRKVKELWTGTGYGNAIEIYYPENEQREAEFITTMIRMLKSRGEIEYHDVGVLMRTNSLSATLEDAFLSENIPYRISGGTSFFQRKEIKDLISYLRIMSNPDDDMNLLRIINTPRRGIGKRTLQRIQDTAQKKHCSIYSAISALRYASDSGLGEKAQTDLSDFVSLIEYYREQIFTGKGISKTVQSLVDAVQYWPYLIGEHQKNERTARWKYANICRFIDMIAQWEENQKEEGRNASVYDYLNRITLITRDDDQDDDDGRVNIMTIHAAKGLEFSLVFLVGVEAHLVPHARAVEEDPKNLEEERRLFYVAITRAREKLYITSCRSRRNMRDVLVCEPSPFLTEIPEGLIEDHVGEDELSSEDAVEALSALRAKFASQ, encoded by the coding sequence ATGGATTTTACCTCAGGACTGAACGACCGCCAGAAAGAGGCGGTGCTTAGCATTGACGGACCTTTATTGATCATAGCCGGCGCGGGCTCTGGCAAAACCAGGGTTATTACCCACCGTATTGCTCATATGCTGGACCAGGGGATTCCCCAGTCATCCATTCTGGCCCTCACCTTCACCAACAAAGCAGCCCGGGAAATGTCCGAGCGTGTTCGGGACCTTACGGGAAAGAAACTCTCCAACCTTACAGTTTCCACCTTTCACGCCTTCGGGGTTCAGATCCTGCGAAAAACCATTCATCTTGTGCAGGGCTACCGGGACAACTTCAGCATCTACGACCAGGTAGACAAAAACGCCCTGATTAAAGAGTGCGCACGGGAACTTGGAATAGCCCCGGACACCCTGGACCTGTGGGAGATCGGGAATATCTTTTCTGCAGTTAAAACCTTCCGGCAGAAATGGGACCGGGACACAAAGATCTACGAAAAGCTTTTTCTCGAATACGAGGAACACCTTCAGCTCTACAACGCGGTTGATTTTGACGACCTGATTGTACGGCCTCTTCAGATCTTCGACGAAAACCCGGAGGTACTGGAAACCTACCGGGAACGCTTCCGCTATATTATGGTTGACGAATTCCAGGATACCTCCATGGCCCAGTACCGTATTATGAAGATACTGTCGGATACCAGCCGCAATATCTGCGTTGTGGGTGACGATGATCAGTCCATTTACTCCTGGCGGGGAGCAAACTACGAGAATATAATCAATTTCGAACAGGACTTTCCTGAACTTTCGGAAATCAAACTGGAGCAGAACTACCGCTCCACCGGAAATATCCTGGCAGCGGCAAACGGTCTGATCGCCCATAACACTAACCGTAAGGTAAAGGAGCTGTGGACCGGCACGGGCTACGGTAACGCTATAGAGATCTACTACCCGGAAAATGAGCAGCGGGAGGCGGAGTTTATTACTACCATGATCCGCATGCTTAAAAGCAGAGGCGAGATTGAATATCATGATGTGGGAGTTCTGATGCGTACCAACTCCCTGTCTGCAACCCTGGAGGACGCCTTCTTAAGCGAGAATATCCCCTACCGGATATCCGGCGGAACGAGCTTTTTCCAGCGCAAGGAGATCAAGGATCTTATCTCCTACCTGCGGATAATGTCGAATCCCGACGACGATATGAACCTGCTCCGGATTATCAATACCCCCCGCAGGGGCATCGGAAAGCGTACACTGCAGCGAATACAGGATACAGCCCAGAAAAAACACTGTTCCATCTACAGTGCAATATCCGCCCTGCGCTATGCCTCGGATTCCGGCCTGGGAGAAAAGGCCCAGACGGATCTGTCGGATTTTGTCTCCCTGATTGAGTACTACCGGGAGCAGATCTTCACCGGCAAGGGTATTTCCAAAACCGTGCAATCCCTGGTAGACGCGGTCCAGTACTGGCCCTATCTGATCGGTGAGCATCAGAAAAATGAGCGTACCGCACGCTGGAAGTACGCCAACATCTGCCGTTTTATCGATATGATCGCCCAATGGGAAGAAAACCAGAAAGAAGAGGGCCGGAACGCATCGGTCTATGATTACCTGAACCGGATTACCCTTATTACCCGGGACGATGATCAGGACGACGACGACGGCAGGGTGAACATTATGACTATCCATGCCGCTAAAGGGCTGGAGTTCTCCCTGGTTTTTCTTGTGGGAGTCGAGGCCCACCTTGTTCCCCACGCCCGGGCTGTGGAAGAAGATCCAAAGAATCTGGAAGAGGAACGCCGGCTCTTCTACGTTGCCATAACCCGGGCGCGGGAAAAGCTCTACATAACCAGCTGCCGAAGCCGCAGGAACATGCGGGACGTTCTGGTCTGCGAGCCTTCTCCCTTTTTAACCGAAATTCCCGAGGGCCTGATTGAAGACCATGTCGGCGAAGACGAGCTCTCCAGCGAAGACGCCGTCGAGGCTCTCTCCGCCCTCCGGGCAAAGTTCGCATCCCAGTAA
- a CDS encoding AAA family ATPase encodes MIRELQFHSGYPTQLPGIGKKRIRFNDRVNILFGPNGSGKTTILRTLALASGCGTGGWSNASNGDPLHDLPYTVTIEKDDRPVFYQDCYHNAEDSFIGEDYLENNAHLRSTGEKRIGLVNELIDYIENRFLTYKLKPNDRPTLLLDEADNHIGFAGQSVLWGDIITYLSKKYQLIISTHSIFPILLKRDRSVRRDNIIVLAKDYDEICLKELGKAVDYFNSQNNPDI; translated from the coding sequence ATGATCAGGGAGCTTCAGTTTCATTCAGGATATCCCACACAGCTTCCGGGAATCGGAAAAAAACGGATCCGCTTCAATGACAGGGTCAACATCCTCTTCGGCCCCAACGGCTCGGGAAAAACAACCATATTGCGGACCCTGGCGCTCGCTTCCGGCTGCGGTACGGGGGGCTGGTCCAACGCATCGAACGGAGATCCGCTGCATGATCTTCCTTACACGGTAACTATCGAAAAAGATGATCGTCCCGTTTTCTACCAGGACTGCTACCATAACGCAGAAGACTCATTTATCGGTGAAGATTATCTGGAGAATAACGCCCATCTTCGCTCCACCGGAGAAAAACGGATCGGCCTGGTAAATGAGCTTATCGATTACATCGAAAACCGCTTTCTTACCTACAAGCTTAAGCCCAACGATCGGCCTACCCTGCTTCTTGACGAAGCTGACAACCACATAGGTTTTGCCGGCCAATCGGTTTTGTGGGGAGATATAATCACCTATCTTTCCAAAAAGTACCAGCTGATAATCTCCACCCACTCGATATTCCCGATTCTGCTTAAACGGGACCGCAGCGTGCGCAGGGACAACATTATCGTGCTTGCGAAAGACTATGATGAAATTTGCCTCAAGGAGCTGGGAAAGGCGGTTGATTATTTTAACTCACAGAACAATCCCGATATCTAA
- a CDS encoding Panacea domain-containing protein, whose protein sequence is MLQYKYNKEKAIQLAAIICKHRGGRTDYGSIVKLLYLTDRESISKRGFPVTGDELFSLQHGPVVSHALDAFRHPFSHSHTWLEFFEIEKGNKYVTLKKDPGFDDLSPADIKILKNVLSEYGNWKFSNLRKFTHNAKRFPEYTEIESGRERIDPAEILRQANVSEEDIMKIEAECSAL, encoded by the coding sequence ATGCTGCAGTACAAATATAACAAAGAAAAAGCAATTCAATTGGCAGCAATAATTTGTAAGCATCGCGGCGGCAGAACTGATTATGGGTCTATCGTAAAGCTATTATATCTTACAGACAGAGAATCAATATCAAAACGCGGTTTTCCAGTCACGGGCGACGAGCTTTTTTCGTTACAACACGGTCCTGTTGTGAGTCATGCTCTCGACGCTTTCAGACATCCTTTTTCTCATTCTCACACATGGCTTGAGTTTTTTGAAATCGAAAAAGGGAATAAATATGTTACTCTCAAAAAAGATCCAGGTTTTGATGATCTTTCACCGGCAGATATAAAAATTCTAAAAAATGTCTTGAGTGAGTATGGTAACTGGAAATTCTCTAATCTCAGGAAGTTTACTCACAATGCAAAACGTTTTCCAGAATACACTGAGATTGAATCAGGTCGAGAACGTATTGATCCTGCTGAAATTCTACGTCAAGCCAATGTATCAGAAGAAGATATCATGAAAATTGAGGCGGAATGTTCAGCACTATAA